One genomic segment of Dehalogenimonas alkenigignens includes these proteins:
- the nuoK gene encoding NADH-quinone oxidoreductase subunit NuoK, with amino-acid sequence MEVGLDHYLILSAVLFGIGLWGALSKKSAVVILMCIELMLNAAAIAMVAFSRFVVPGLLTGQVFAIFIIVVAAAEATVALAIIMSIYRSRDTIDATKIDLMKW; translated from the coding sequence ATGGAAGTCGGTCTGGACCACTATCTCATCCTTTCGGCGGTGCTCTTCGGTATCGGCTTATGGGGCGCGCTATCCAAAAAGAGCGCCGTGGTGATATTGATGTGCATCGAACTAATGCTCAACGCCGCGGCCATCGCCATGGTCGCCTTTTCCCGTTTCGTCGTGCCGGGACTCCTGACCGGGCAGGTATTCGCCATTTTCATCATCGTCGTGGCCGCCGCCGAGGCCACCGTAGCTCTGGCCATCATCATGTCCATCTACCGCTCCCGCGACACCATCGACGCCACCAAGATCGACCTGATGAAATGGTAA